The region ATCACaaagaattgtacatattttgtcatataAAACATCCTTTTTTAGGAATCCACATAGCTTTGGTAACATTTCtaaaattttagaatttgaTTGGTCATTTCCAATAAGTAAAGCCACATGAATTTGATCTAAAGTTTCAAGTTGTAATTCTTCAGAATTGTGAATTGATTTATCTTTTTCTAATCTCACCAATTCATTAAGCCCTTCTCGGAGTGCGTACACACTCGGGTTACAAATAGAATTGAAagttttttcattcattttttcaaGCGGCATAACTGCAGAAGTGTCTATTTTACGCATTTCAGCTTTGTGCTCTTTAATTTTGTGTTGAATTTCTGCAAGTAAATTCTCTTcttctataattttttcattttttggtGACTTTACTGGCACAAGCATTTTTGGGccaccaaaaaaataaaaaaaataaagagattttttttattaaaaaacaactgtaataaacatataaatatttgtgaatcacaaaaacaaatacgaattattttagtttaagataataaaacagtgtgtatttattaaatagtattggcttaaataattaaaatacagccATTTTTGCTCAATAATTTCATAACTTTAATACCCCATGGAAGCAAGTGTACGACTTCAAAATGAActtaaaaattttctaaaaaataagCCATATGGTTTCTATGCAAAGGCGAATCCAAAAGATATTTTCCATTGGAAATGTCAATTCTACCATAAAGGATTCTTCTACCCCTTAACGATTACATTTACACCAAGTTACCCCATAAAACCTCCAAATATACGTTTTGAGCAAAAAATGTATCATCCAAATATATACAGTGATAATACTGTATGTCTTGACATTATTTCAAACAAATGGTCTCCTTCTTTAACAATAAAAGACATACTTAATGCATTAAAGCAACTATTAGACTTTCCTAATCCACTTAGTCCGGCTAATTCGAAAGCCGGAATACTTTtacatcaaatttaaaaaagctataatgaaattttcaaaccaCAGCAAATAAATTTCACAAGAAATACCAATTGGccgtttttataataatagaaatcgACAGGctatatttttaactttaattataaaaaaattataataaaagagTTTATTAAAAAGCGCTAGTTGACATATTGGTTAAAGTAAGAGTTTAGGGTAGAGGTGagtatttgttttaatatattatatttatctaactgttaataaatttaacaaataaataaaacagaatatttaacttttaatatgaaaaatacgtTTTTTAAAAGAACAACTTAATTCTGAGTATGTAAGTTcgatactattaattaatttagagCACAATAATGAAACtagcaaaaataaatttagaatatATCATGTCGATAACATTAGTTAAGTTAGAGCACAACAATGAAACTAGCAAAAAGAAATTTAGAATCTATCATGGCcataacattaattaatttagaaGATAATAGCCCAGGGGTATTAATTGAGAAAACCACGGCTCAAACCAATTTTTgtgtaattaaaatgtttttttggtGTGCTgccaaaaaattgtttttagtaAATTTTCAATTCACAAAAGATGTAGTTTTGTGTTTAACTTAAAGCCTGTGAAAACAAAGTGCTGagataaaatgatttattacatttataactCTATAGTTGAGGCACAAATAATAGCCATGATAACTAATTATCGAATGCAttacttttttaattgttaatttttcattattttttaacatacaataggtaaaaatagaaaattaagatatttatattgtaattatactaacacatatttgaaaaaaccAATGTATATTCATGTTTTACATTATTGTATTGGtagattttttacattttttgatAATACAAAGGAACAATAGCACTGTGTAAATAATTACTTTCGATTATTGCCAATACTCCCAAAACACTTTAGCAAGAACATTAATTCTATCTATAAACTACAAGCCACATGCCTTTgacatatattttgtttattataaaacaaacaaatcgTTAATCTTTTGTAATTATTCGTAAAAATGTTTAAGTGAGATGTcaactttaaaaattttatactataaaggagaaattatataaatctaatCGATTATTATTAATGCATTGTttatgttaaattatattttatattagtaaAGTACATAAATCAttcatcaaataataaaaaaaatttatttacaaatcaaacaatagtttattttaattttaattttagaaaaaaacaactttgttttaatttatagaaAAACAGCAAAAAGTATCTACAAGAAAGACACAATCATGGCGAATTATTAGGAACTAAATTTTGATCATTAGTTTAgcaattcaaaattattaaaaatgagaaagtctaataatttttaaaaaagtaaaaacatggGGTTTAAAGAGCATaaaatggattaatttattGGTTGCGTACATTTGACTTTCGTTAATGAGTTTCCAAGGGGGTTAACTCTTTGTTACTCCTTTTTCGTTTATGAGATGAActcacaaaaatatttttgaaaactactgatttatacatataattcattataaatattaattgttttttatatgcctttgtattaaaaaatccatcataaaaagtataaaacaaCCAAAATGATCTTGTAAATCTATTTCTTAGGTAAGTGAAATTTTTTGTTGTGAGTTTAGACGATTAATTAAATCTCGAACCCAATCATTTAAATTCgagatttaatcaaaattgacaGGCGCCTgtaacaatttataataaatcttGTTAAAATTGGCTTTAAAtgtctaaaaataatattttatgttttatttttaaatttaaaagtttctttaattaaaaaattatatcatcaacTAAATATATTGTTTGGATAAAATAgaggattaaaattttataaaaagaaattaggaaaataccAATACAGTTGTTTATGTTAAAGTTACCCCGATGTCATAAAAttctatttacaaatatatttaatttgaaatttcatttatttttttatcatttataaatTGTTTCAGAAAATTACCCCATAAGATGTTTGGAATTTGCCTACTTAACTTCGCGCGACTTTGTTACATAAATGCTGAATTTAACTTAATTGAAGACTCAGAAATAGTAGAAAGTTTCCCAGAAGTAAATAATGAGCATCAAGTAGaaatttttaaggaatataaaaaattaatagattcAGAGAAAACAAAACTAAATGTTTTTCATGAATCTTTAATTGATCCCGTTGCTATTGAAAAATTCAACCCTGCTCTTGATTCTGATGCTAGTTTTGTAAAGCTTGCGATTGATGTTGGTGGAAGCTCTTTAAAAATTTCtactattcaaattaattatacaGATTCTAATCCCAACccaaaatttgtaattttaaaacaaaataattaccaTTATAATAACGGTGatgaaaaaaaagaagacaTGGCTAAAATGAAATGGTTTGAATGGGTAACAAAAAAAGCTATTCTTTATTTAAAAGATAATACAGAAGGGTTGGAATCAGAGGAACCAATTTCTGCAGCTTTAACATTTTCTTATCCATTAAAACAAAAAACGTTAGGCTCTGCTACAGTTGCATCATGTGAAAAGGCATTTGCTTTTAATACAACAGATCTTGTAGGTTCAAATGTTGTCGACGATCTTAATAAAGAATTTGAGAAGAGTAAGATCAACATAAAGATTAATTGTGTTCTTAATGATGTTATAGCTACTTATGTATCAGGAATTGCTAGAGGGGTTAAAAATCCAATTGCCTTAATTGTTGGAACGGGTACTAATTCAGGgttttctattgaaactgaTCACGGTTATGAAATCATTGATTCTAATATGGCAAAATTTAAGATATCTGATGAATTGTTGGATAATACGTCAAAGGAATTGATTAAAAAAGATAGCAATCTTTTCCCATTGGAGATCACGGTTGCAGGTATGAAAATgctagaaattttaaatttggaaattgaaaaaatcttgaaaaaaaatctaaattgtgAATATGTCCCCTTAACATGGACTATTTTTAATGAGAAACTTGAGGAATCTTATTTAAAACTTTACAAACCGAAAAAATTCcccaacaaaaaaatgaaatatacattagagaatgtaattaataatttaattttaagaacaatttatcaactcaaaagGCGTGCCTACAAACTGTTGGCGCCAATTTTACTTGCTTCTTGGAAAGGGgataagttaattataattgCCAATGGAACGGTTATTAATTCCAGAGTTGATTATGACATGTTAGGGCAGGAAATTacatcatttattgaaaaaaacgaaTCTTTATTTACGGCAGGaaataatcaaattgaaataattacgGATAATGAAGCATCATTGACAGGTGCTGCATTTATATCTCTTTTTGTGAGTTTTAAgcctcaaaaataaatttttgaaagttAAATTTAAGATCTTAAACACACCTCAACttcatatagattttaaatataaattttccattatTATTTGTGCAGGATTTCTTTATAgcggtataataatatattttccatataaaaattatttatttattgtaccaTTAAGTTACaacgttttatttattgattgcatCTTTATTTTAAGTACTTGCATATTATTTGTTACCTTACTTTACTTTACTTGTATTTTGTTGATTCCGTTAATTTACTTTACTTGTATTTTGTAGATTCCgttaatttactttatttgtattttgttgATTCCATTAATTTACACCACTTTAATATTAATTGTACCccttgtgttatcctctattaatataatccttTAATACCCTCAATGATTTAATACTTATTAAATGAAGAGGGTAGGCCATCTTTGATGGCACATGGCAGTACCATTAATTTATAGAGAGTTTTTTATGTCGCAATGTGGAGTTAATTAGTTCGTATGGCACAAAACAACACAAAAGttgcaaaagataaaaaaaattgctgtgATATTAGTAATCTCACCCACCAGACAAGAATTTCACGTGTTTGTTAAATTATCTaaaacttttcaatatttaaataacatatgTTGTAATCGAAACTGTTAATTTAGTTGATGTAGTAAATAtcatgcattttttatttttcagatgGCCTGTGGTAAAGAAATATATAGAATGGATTTTAAAACACTAAAaaaagggtatttattaaaagtagtACAAATGCAGCAAAAATCAGGTCTCCCCTACAACTCTACACAGCCTTATAGCTATTAATACCTCTTGTCGAAAGTTGACTCGCCTTAGAACTAAATGTTCCATTGACCTTAACTAGGAGtttaattagagacagtacctcACTGTCTTAGACTTTAAAACGCTAAAAGGcagcttttaatattttttttctatatttgttTAATCGGCCAAGATTAATCCCCAAATGtcattaatattttaagtagtaacaaagataaacaatTTTACATATTCTTTTCGcctttaatatatatttcactactttaaaattcattacgACTCATCAAAAAGGTAAAACcccaagattttttttaattttattaccttCGAACCCAGTTAAGGCTTTTTTATGCCTATTTaagccaataataattaataaatacactttTTATGTCTATCTTTGCCTTTAAATAATTAAGCAAAACACAGTCTGATAATAATTTGTGCTTAAGTAGTAATAAATAActcttaatgtctaataggtcttgaGATAACAATAAGTTGGATTTTAAAGAATTAAAAACAGCCTATaagttgtattttaaataattaaaaatgccgCAAGCAGCCAATAAATTgtatgttaattaattaaaaattccagCACCAGCTAATAAATTTGACTTTAAAGaattaaaaatgctacaaacaGCCTATaagttgtattttaattaattaaaaattccatCACCACCAATAAATTtgactttaattaattaaagatcACATCACCACCAATAAATTGTATGTtaattaattaagaaaaaaaaaatgttcggatttatttaagctgtagttgttaatactttgttagttttcttcgtgtgtttctctgtaatccggtcggggaaccgcattgctgcgtaaaccccccacggcccttatgccagcttaatccctctgccgacagtcggttagccttaggactaagtgtcccattgaccttgagctggcgttataattagagacagtaccatactgtcttgggctctctacagacccctgcgctatgcttacgtaggctttctactgccttgggagttattgttgccgccactacccaaggagatcggttgtttttacaaggcccgatcagggcctgatgctagtctttttatagtggggtcattacgactagcgcccacttttgtgaCGGCGTCCCGATTCTCGTTCTTTTACCAACCAAAGCGAGGTTCGAACCCGGGCAGCTcaggagtgaatcagcaagccgaccactagcccaacgccgtctatgttaattaattaaaaatcccaTCCTCACTAATAAATTTgactttaaataattaaaaatgccgCAAGCAGCCAATAAATTGtatgttaattaaataaaaatcccaTCCTCACTAATAAATTTgactttaaataattaaaaatgccgCAAGCAGCCAATAAATTGtatgttaattaaataaaaatcacatcCTCACTAATAAATTTgactttaattaattattgatcaCATCACCACCAATAAAttgtatgtttattaattaaaaattccag is a window of Arctopsyche grandis isolate Sample6627 unplaced genomic scaffold, ASM5162203v2 HiC_scaffold_350, whole genome shotgun sequence DNA encoding:
- the LOC143922087 gene encoding uncharacterized protein LOC143922087, which translates into the protein MAKMKWFEWVTKKAILYLKDNTEGLESEEPISAALTFSYPLKQKTLGSATVASCEKAFAFNTTDLVGSNVVDDLNKEFEKTTYVSGIARGVKNPIALIVGTGTNSGFSIETDHGYEIIDSNMAKFKISDELLDNTSKELIKKDSNLFPLEITVADGLW